Proteins encoded together in one Streptomyces sp. B1I3 window:
- a CDS encoding DUF2254 domain-containing protein → MNDRAHRRPRTLSPLREHLRDTFWFAPTVGLICSYLVWWGLSGLDTQIVTRLQEEKAYDEIRSLISFTTDAKSIVTTISSAMMTFIGVVFSISLVAVQMAAGQLTPRVVRIFVRSRISKLTLTVFLATFAFSLLVLTSYESETDPRRIVSVPLLQSLLTVFMVGLSLLLFIAYVTSTLRLMQVGPVVDHIARESFRVLGRVSGEPAGDAPLPPETARITHQGRAGVLRDVNVARLVRAARRQGVVLRLIPRIGDFLVPGTPVFAVHGGETPPPAHRLRYTVFVGVERTLHQDLTFGLRQLSDIALRALSTAVNDPTTAVQCLDRIVQYLAAVVHRPLGPVHHRDHRGDVRLVQDGPGWTDVVDLAFEEIRWCAAASPQVTRRLLAGVDDLLLLAPEGRRTPLLKHRALLVQAVERTVPEAAERQFALLPDHQGIG, encoded by the coding sequence ATGAATGACCGTGCCCATCGACGGCCCCGCACGCTGTCCCCGTTGCGTGAGCACCTGCGCGACACGTTCTGGTTCGCCCCGACGGTGGGGCTGATCTGTTCCTACCTGGTGTGGTGGGGCCTGTCCGGCCTGGACACGCAGATCGTGACCCGCCTGCAGGAGGAGAAGGCCTACGACGAGATCCGGAGCCTGATCTCGTTCACCACCGACGCGAAGTCGATCGTCACCACGATCAGCTCGGCGATGATGACCTTCATCGGAGTCGTGTTCAGCATCTCCCTGGTGGCCGTGCAGATGGCCGCCGGGCAGCTCACGCCCAGGGTGGTGCGCATCTTCGTACGGAGCCGGATCAGCAAACTCACGCTGACGGTCTTCCTGGCGACGTTCGCGTTCTCGCTGCTCGTGCTCACGTCGTACGAGAGCGAGACCGATCCGCGCCGGATCGTGTCCGTCCCCCTGCTCCAGAGCCTGCTCACCGTGTTCATGGTCGGCCTGAGCCTGCTGCTGTTCATCGCCTACGTGACGTCCACCCTCCGCCTCATGCAGGTCGGCCCGGTCGTCGACCACATCGCACGCGAGTCCTTCCGGGTCCTCGGCCGGGTGTCGGGGGAGCCTGCGGGGGACGCGCCGCTCCCGCCGGAGACCGCGCGGATCACACATCAGGGGCGTGCCGGGGTCCTGCGGGACGTGAACGTGGCGCGCCTGGTGCGGGCCGCGCGCCGGCAGGGTGTCGTGCTGCGGCTGATCCCGCGGATCGGGGACTTCCTCGTCCCCGGCACACCGGTGTTCGCCGTGCACGGCGGGGAGACGCCGCCGCCGGCACATCGGCTGAGGTACACGGTCTTCGTGGGGGTCGAGCGGACGCTCCACCAGGATCTGACGTTCGGGCTGCGCCAGCTCTCCGACATCGCGCTGCGCGCGCTGTCGACCGCGGTCAACGATCCGACCACCGCCGTGCAGTGCCTGGACCGCATCGTGCAGTACCTCGCGGCCGTGGTGCACCGGCCTCTCGGACCCGTGCACCACCGCGACCACCGGGGCGACGTGCGGCTCGTCCAGGACGGCCCCGGCTGGACGGACGTCGTGGATCTCGCCTTCGAGGAGATCAGGTGGTGCGCTGCTGCCAGTCCGCAGGTCACCCGGCGTCTGCTGGCGGGGGTCGACGACCTGCTGCTGCTCGCTCCGGAGGGACGGCGGACGCCGCTGCTCAAGCACCGTGCGCTCCTCGTGCAGGCGGTGGAGCGCACGGTACCCGAGGCGGCCGAACGCCAGTTCGCCCTGCTGCCCGACCACCAGGGAATCGGCTGA
- a CDS encoding sugar phosphate isomerase/epimerase — protein sequence MSRTPKDLELARRLSRRNVLGVAAGATAATLLGAATAQAATTGSARGSHAHETHGHGRGRAVLPPGRLGIQLYSLRDKVSTLGFGPVFAELEKYGYDEIEFAGYTQGSAGALTLAQLRRLAKDHGLNPIGSHVNYYDDNNPGAYSFAQNLTKVLDDAEALGLKHIGTASGPFRYGSTVDGWKRAAEDFNTYGAAARKRGMKFYQHNHAEEFSFATDKPGVRLYDVLLAETDPDLVYLEMDIYWAFVAQFRFGKRVDGTPAPFNPVDYVLRRPDRYPLFHVKDGTRDDAARDGYDMTDVGDGDIDYKTFLTRVTERTHRGRTYHHWQTEHDNPVESFAFARKSSEHLHSLREGRCGD from the coding sequence ATGAGCCGCACCCCGAAGGACCTCGAGCTCGCGCGCAGACTCAGCCGCCGCAACGTCCTGGGCGTCGCCGCCGGAGCCACGGCGGCCACCCTCCTCGGCGCCGCGACCGCCCAGGCCGCCACCACCGGCAGCGCTCGTGGCAGCCACGCTCACGAGACCCACGGCCACGGCCGGGGCCGTGCGGTCCTGCCCCCCGGCCGGCTGGGCATCCAGCTGTACAGCCTCCGCGACAAGGTCTCCACCCTCGGCTTCGGTCCCGTCTTCGCGGAACTGGAGAAGTACGGCTACGACGAGATCGAGTTCGCCGGATACACCCAGGGCTCCGCAGGCGCCCTCACCCTCGCCCAGCTGAGGCGCCTGGCGAAGGACCACGGGCTCAACCCCATCGGCAGCCACGTCAACTACTACGACGACAACAACCCCGGCGCCTACTCCTTCGCCCAGAACCTCACCAAGGTCCTGGACGACGCCGAGGCCCTCGGCCTGAAGCACATCGGCACCGCCTCGGGACCCTTCCGCTACGGCTCGACCGTGGACGGCTGGAAGCGCGCGGCCGAGGACTTCAACACCTACGGCGCCGCCGCCCGCAAGCGCGGCATGAAGTTCTACCAGCACAACCACGCTGAGGAGTTCTCCTTCGCCACCGACAAGCCGGGCGTACGTCTCTACGACGTCCTGCTCGCCGAGACCGACCCCGATCTCGTCTACCTGGAGATGGACATCTACTGGGCCTTCGTCGCCCAGTTCCGCTTCGGCAAGCGCGTGGACGGCACCCCTGCCCCCTTCAACCCCGTCGACTACGTGCTCAGGCGCCCCGACCGCTACCCCCTCTTCCACGTCAAGGACGGAACCAGGGACGACGCCGCCCGCGACGGCTACGACATGACGGACGTCGGTGACGGCGACATCGACTACAAGACGTTCCTGACCCGAGTCACGGAGCGCACGCACCGAGGCCGTACCTACCACCACTGGCAGACCGAGCACGACAACCCGGTCGAGTCCTTCGCCTTCGCCCGCAAGTCCAGCGAGCACCTGCACTCGCTCCGGGAAGGGCGCTGCGGGGACTGA
- a CDS encoding nucleotide pyrophosphatase/phosphodiesterase family protein: protein MTATAQPTPLLVLDVVGLTPQLLEHMPNLRAMAGAGSQAPLATVLPAVTCAAQSTFLTGTMPAEHGIVANGWYFRELGDVLLWRQHNGLVEGDKLWDAARRAHPGYTVANICWWYAMGADTDWTVTPRPVYYADGRKEPDCYTRPPALHDELTDKLGTFPLFHFWGPGADIVSSQWIIDATRHVLATRTPDLALCYLPHLDYDLQRYGPDDPRSHRAAGELDTAVAPLLADARAQGRTVVALSEYGITRVDRPVDINRALRRAGLLEVHTQDGMEYLDPMASRAFAVADHQLAHIYVRRPEDLEATRAALADLPGIDQLLDDEGKKAHHLDHPRSGELVAVADKDAWFTYYYWLDDDHAPDFAQLVEIHRKPGYDPVELFMDPQDPYVRVKAASAVARKKLGMRYRMAVVPLDPSPIRGSHGRLPTSDDEGPLILCSTPHTFPGRVQATEVKSLLLQLAGLHRPSAPSAPSEGDS, encoded by the coding sequence ATGACCGCCACCGCACAGCCCACCCCACTCCTCGTCCTGGACGTCGTCGGCCTGACCCCCCAGCTGCTGGAGCACATGCCGAACCTCCGGGCCATGGCCGGCGCAGGCTCCCAGGCCCCCCTGGCCACCGTCCTGCCCGCCGTCACCTGCGCCGCCCAGTCCACCTTCCTCACCGGCACCATGCCCGCCGAGCACGGCATCGTCGCCAACGGCTGGTACTTCCGCGAACTCGGCGACGTCCTGCTGTGGCGCCAGCACAACGGGCTCGTCGAGGGCGACAAGCTCTGGGACGCCGCCCGGCGCGCGCACCCCGGGTACACCGTCGCCAACATCTGCTGGTGGTACGCGATGGGCGCCGATACCGACTGGACCGTCACCCCCCGCCCCGTCTACTACGCCGACGGCCGCAAGGAACCCGACTGCTACACCCGGCCCCCCGCCCTGCACGACGAACTCACCGACAAGCTCGGCACCTTCCCCCTCTTCCACTTCTGGGGACCCGGCGCCGACATCGTCTCCTCGCAGTGGATCATCGACGCCACCCGGCACGTCCTCGCCACCCGCACCCCCGACCTGGCCCTGTGCTACCTGCCCCACCTCGACTACGACCTCCAGCGCTACGGACCCGACGACCCCCGCTCCCACCGGGCCGCCGGCGAACTCGACACGGCCGTCGCCCCCCTCCTGGCCGACGCACGAGCCCAGGGCCGCACCGTAGTCGCGCTCTCCGAGTACGGCATCACCCGTGTGGACCGGCCCGTCGACATCAACCGCGCCCTGCGCCGCGCGGGCCTGCTGGAGGTCCACACCCAGGACGGTATGGAGTACCTCGACCCGATGGCCTCCCGTGCCTTCGCCGTCGCCGACCACCAGCTGGCCCACATCTACGTGCGCCGGCCCGAGGACCTCGAGGCCACCAGGGCCGCCCTCGCGGACCTGCCCGGCATCGACCAGCTCCTGGACGACGAGGGCAAGAAGGCCCACCACCTGGACCACCCCCGCTCCGGCGAGCTCGTCGCCGTCGCGGACAAGGACGCCTGGTTCACGTACTACTACTGGCTCGACGACGACCACGCACCGGACTTCGCACAGCTCGTCGAGATCCACCGCAAACCGGGCTACGACCCCGTAGAGCTCTTCATGGACCCCCAGGACCCCTATGTCCGGGTCAAGGCCGCCTCGGCGGTCGCCCGCAAGAAGCTCGGGATGCGCTACCGCATGGCGGTCGTCCCCCTGGATCCCTCACCCATCCGCGGCAGCCACGGCCGCCTGCCCACGAGCGACGACGAAGGTCCGCTCATCCTCTGCTCCACCCCCCACACGTTCCCCGGCCGAGTCCAGGCCACCGAGGTGAAGTCCCTGCTCCTCCAGCTCGCCGGACTGCACCGACCGTCCGCCCCGTCCGCACCTTCAGAGGGAGATTCGTGA
- the eboE gene encoding metabolite traffic protein EboE, with protein MRFRHPDGSTVHLAYCTNVHPAETLAGVRAQLRDHCEPVRRRLGRDRLGIGLWLARDAARALINDPAALRSLRAELEHRGLEVVTLNGFPYEGFGADEVKYRVYTPDWTDPERLAHTTDLARLLAALLPDDVTEGTVSTLPIAWRTPYATDPTAAATAERAFTTLAQRLDALAELTGKSIRIGLEPEPGCTVETTADAIAPLTAVGHDRIGICVDTCHLATSFEDPDTALDALRTAGIPVVKAQLSAALHAQHPHLPEVRAALAAFAEPRFLHQTRTLTAAGLRGTDDLDEAVSGGALPDGAPWRSHFHVPLHAPPAPPLTSTLPVLRSALTRLVGGPAPLTRHLEVETYTWQALPAELRPRTRAQLADGIAAELTLARDLLTDLGLKELP; from the coding sequence ATGCGCTTCCGTCACCCCGACGGCTCCACCGTCCATCTCGCCTACTGCACCAACGTGCATCCCGCCGAGACCCTCGCAGGAGTCCGCGCCCAGCTGCGGGACCACTGCGAGCCCGTACGCAGGCGGCTCGGCCGGGACCGCCTCGGCATCGGCCTCTGGCTCGCCAGGGACGCCGCCCGCGCCCTGATCAACGATCCGGCGGCCCTGCGTTCGCTGCGCGCCGAACTCGAGCACCGCGGCCTCGAAGTGGTCACCCTCAACGGCTTCCCGTACGAGGGCTTCGGGGCGGACGAGGTCAAGTACCGGGTCTACACGCCGGACTGGACCGACCCCGAGCGGCTCGCCCACACCACCGACCTGGCCCGGCTGCTCGCCGCCCTCCTGCCCGACGACGTCACCGAGGGCACCGTCTCCACCCTGCCGATCGCCTGGCGCACCCCGTACGCCACCGACCCGACGGCCGCCGCCACCGCGGAGAGGGCCTTCACCACGCTCGCCCAGCGGCTCGACGCCCTCGCCGAGCTGACCGGCAAATCCATCAGGATCGGCCTCGAACCCGAACCGGGCTGCACGGTGGAGACCACGGCCGACGCCATCGCCCCCCTCACCGCGGTGGGCCACGACCGCATCGGCATCTGCGTCGACACCTGCCACCTCGCGACCTCCTTCGAGGACCCGGACACCGCACTCGACGCCCTGCGCACGGCCGGCATCCCCGTCGTCAAGGCCCAGCTGTCCGCGGCGCTGCACGCGCAGCACCCGCACCTGCCCGAGGTCCGCGCAGCGCTGGCCGCCTTCGCCGAGCCCCGCTTCCTGCACCAGACCCGCACCCTCACCGCGGCCGGGCTGCGCGGCACCGACGACCTCGACGAGGCGGTGTCCGGCGGCGCCCTCCCCGACGGGGCACCCTGGCGCTCCCACTTCCACGTACCCCTGCACGCTCCTCCCGCGCCCCCGCTCACCTCGACGCTCCCCGTACTCCGGTCGGCCCTGACCCGGCTCGTGGGAGGACCGGCGCCACTCACCCGCCACCTGGAGGTCGAGACGTACACCTGGCAGGCGCTCCCGGCCGAACTGCGGCCGCGCACCCGTGCGCAGCTCGCCGACGGCATCGCGGCCGAGCTCACCCTCGCCCGCGACCTCCTGACCGACCTCGGGCTGAAGGAGCTCCCATGA
- a CDS encoding TatD family hydrolase, with the protein MRIFDPHIHMTSRTTDDYQAMYDAGVRALVEPSFWLGQPRTSPASFFDYFDALLGWEPFRASQYGIAHHCTLALNPKEANDPRCTPVLEALPRYLVKDSVVAVGEIGYDSMTPAEDTALAAQLQLAADHGLPALVHTPHRDKLAGLHRTIDVVRESDLAPELVLLDHLNETTVRDALDSGCWAGFSIYPDTKMDEDRMVTVLRNHGTDRILVNSAADWGRSDPLKTRKVADTMLKAGFDEDDVDKVLWRNPVAFYGQSGRLQLDIAAPDPLHEGNSILRGGE; encoded by the coding sequence ATGCGTATCTTCGACCCCCACATCCACATGACCTCCCGCACCACGGACGACTACCAGGCGATGTACGACGCGGGAGTCCGGGCCCTCGTCGAACCCTCCTTCTGGCTCGGCCAGCCCCGCACCTCCCCGGCCAGCTTCTTCGACTACTTCGACGCCCTCCTCGGCTGGGAACCCTTCCGTGCCTCCCAGTACGGCATCGCGCACCACTGCACGCTCGCGCTCAACCCCAAGGAGGCGAACGACCCCCGCTGCACCCCCGTCCTGGAGGCCCTGCCCCGCTACCTCGTCAAGGACTCCGTCGTCGCCGTCGGTGAGATCGGCTACGACTCCATGACCCCGGCCGAGGACACCGCCCTCGCCGCCCAGCTGCAGCTCGCCGCCGACCACGGCCTGCCGGCGCTCGTCCACACCCCGCACCGCGACAAGCTCGCCGGGCTCCACCGCACCATCGACGTCGTGCGCGAGTCCGATCTCGCCCCGGAGCTCGTCCTCCTCGACCACCTCAACGAGACGACGGTGCGGGACGCCCTGGACAGCGGGTGCTGGGCGGGCTTCTCCATCTATCCCGACACCAAGATGGACGAGGACCGCATGGTCACCGTCCTCAGGAACCACGGCACCGACAGGATCCTCGTCAACTCGGCGGCCGACTGGGGGAGGAGCGACCCGCTGAAGACCCGCAAGGTCGCCGACACCATGCTGAAGGCCGGCTTCGACGAGGACGACGTCGACAAGGTCCTCTGGCGCAATCCGGTCGCCTTCTACGGGCAGAGCGGCCGGCTCCAGCTCGACATCGCCGCCCCGGACCCGCTGCACGAGGGCAACTCCATACTCCGCGGCGGTGAGTGA
- a CDS encoding EboA domain-containing protein yields MLIDRKELDERLRGAARAWLDEALAEAAHAAAHPGSGTGNPPWELRFASAGRHCGLEYADSVRALLLVEARAGLSAVTRLYEQGTAAERRAVLLTLHRLDLGPAALPLVEDALRTNDPRLVAAAVGPYGATHLDAHGWRHAVLKCLFIEVPVDTVDRLGDRAHGDAELARMLGDFAAERTAAGRAVPDGLRTVLALTAPAPAPTEES; encoded by the coding sequence GTGCTGATCGATCGCAAGGAACTCGACGAGCGGCTCCGCGGAGCGGCGAGGGCATGGCTCGACGAAGCGCTCGCCGAGGCCGCACACGCCGCGGCCCACCCCGGCTCAGGCACCGGCAACCCGCCCTGGGAGCTGCGGTTCGCCTCCGCGGGCAGGCACTGCGGACTCGAGTACGCCGACTCCGTACGTGCGCTGCTGCTCGTCGAGGCCCGCGCCGGCCTGTCCGCCGTGACCAGACTCTACGAGCAGGGCACCGCCGCCGAGCGCCGCGCCGTCCTCCTCACGCTGCACCGGCTGGACCTGGGACCTGCCGCGCTCCCACTCGTCGAGGACGCCCTGCGCACCAACGACCCCCGGCTGGTCGCCGCGGCCGTCGGCCCGTACGGCGCCACGCACCTGGACGCCCACGGCTGGCGGCACGCAGTCCTCAAATGCCTCTTCATCGAGGTCCCCGTCGACACCGTCGACCGGCTCGGCGACCGCGCCCACGGCGACGCCGAACTGGCGCGCATGCTCGGTGACTTCGCCGCCGAACGCACGGCCGCCGGCCGCGCCGTCCCCGACGGCCTGCGGACCGTCCTCGCCCTGACGGCCCCGGCCCCCGCCCCCACGGAGGAGTCCTGA
- a CDS encoding sugar phosphate isomerase/epimerase, translating into MSLRLGYGTNGLTDLRLDDALGLLADLGYDGVGLTLDHMHLDPLAPDLVARTRHVARRLSSLGLGVTVETGARYVLDPRRKHGPSLLDPDPDARAARTALLVRAVDVAAGLGAHAVHCFSGITPPGTTAETAWHRLTDALAPVLDAAARAGVPLAIEPEPGHLLATLADFHHLRALLGDPEPLGLTLDIGHCQCLEPAPPADCVKEAAPWLRHVQIEDMRRGVHEHLPFGEGEIDFPPVLEALAATGYGGLTVVELPRHSHAGPELARRSIEFLRPASGTTNGAAPC; encoded by the coding sequence ATGAGCCTCCGCCTCGGCTACGGCACCAACGGCCTGACCGACCTCCGCCTCGACGACGCCCTCGGGCTCCTCGCCGACCTCGGATACGACGGCGTCGGGCTGACCCTGGACCACATGCACCTGGACCCCCTCGCCCCCGACCTCGTGGCCCGCACCCGCCACGTGGCGCGCAGGCTCTCCTCGCTGGGCCTCGGCGTCACCGTCGAGACCGGCGCCCGCTACGTCCTCGACCCCCGCCGCAAACACGGCCCCTCCCTCCTCGACCCGGATCCCGACGCCCGCGCGGCCCGCACCGCGCTGCTCGTACGGGCCGTCGACGTGGCCGCCGGACTGGGCGCCCACGCCGTGCACTGCTTCAGCGGCATCACCCCGCCGGGCACCACCGCGGAGACCGCCTGGCACCGGCTGACCGACGCGCTCGCCCCCGTACTGGACGCCGCGGCCCGCGCCGGCGTCCCCCTCGCCATCGAGCCGGAACCCGGCCACCTGCTGGCCACGCTCGCCGACTTCCACCACCTGCGCGCCCTCCTCGGGGACCCGGAACCCCTCGGGCTCACCCTCGACATCGGCCACTGCCAGTGCCTGGAACCCGCCCCGCCCGCCGACTGTGTCAAGGAGGCCGCGCCCTGGCTCCGCCACGTGCAGATCGAGGACATGCGGCGCGGGGTGCACGAGCACCTGCCCTTCGGGGAGGGGGAGATCGACTTCCCGCCCGTGCTCGAAGCCCTCGCCGCCACCGGCTACGGCGGACTCACCGTCGTCGAACTGCCCCGTCACTCCCACGCCGGTCCCGAACTCGCCCGCCGCTCCATCGAATTCCTGCGCCCGGCCTCCGGGACCACGAACGGAGCCGCACCGTGCTGA